A genome region from Arachis duranensis cultivar V14167 chromosome 8, aradu.V14167.gnm2.J7QH, whole genome shotgun sequence includes the following:
- the LOC107460232 gene encoding probable protein phosphatase 2C 27: MISGGTMHVGMDFPHQFTMLEGENDKGNVLVMEDEKSEDLSNVRQMARGKPPRHLGSGMRHSISTTRLVAAPDLSLDVEVTGCKSSSEDNTEFLPIFRSGSCAEKGPKEYMEDEHICIDDLIQHLGSSSNFPFTGAFYGVFDGHGGTDAASFIRNNILRFILEDSHFPTCVAKAITSAFLKADYAFADSSSLDISSGTTALTTLVYGRTMMVANAGDCRAVLGRRGRAVEMSTDQKPNRISERLRIERLGGVVYDGYLNGQLSVSRALGDWHMKGPKGSACPLSAEPELQEINLSEDDEFLIMGCDGLWDVMSNQCAVTMARKELMIHNDPERCSRELVREALKRNSCDNLTVIVVCFSQDPPPRIETPPSRVRRSISAEGLNLLKGVLDS; this comes from the exons ATGATTTCTGGAGGGACTATGCATGTGGGTATGGACTTTCCtcatcaatttactatgctagaAGGTGAAAATGATAAAGGAAATGTATTAGTTATGGAAGATGAGAAATCAGAAGATTTGAGTAATGTAAGACAAATGGCAAGGGGCAAACCTCCGCGCCACCTTGGCTCCGGCATGAGACATAGTATTAGCACCACTAGATTGGTTGCTGCACCAGATTTG AGTTTGGATGTGGAGGTTACAGGGTGCAAGTCATCTTCTGAAGACAACACAGAGTTTCTACCCATATTTCGGTCAGGAAGTTGTGCTGAAAAAGGACCTAAAGAATATATGGAAGATGAACATATATGCATAGATGATCTTATTCAGCATCTAGGTTCATCTTCAAATTTTCCTTTTACAGGAGCTTTCTATGGT GTGTTTGATGGGCATGGAGGTACAGATGCAGCTTCTTTTATAAGAAATAACATCCTTAGATTCATACTTGAGGACTCCCATTTTCCAACTTGCGTGGCAAAGGCAATTACAAGTGCTTTCTTGAAAGCTGATTATGCATTTGCAGATTCTAGTTCGTTAGATATCTCCTCTGGAACCACTGCTTTAACAACTCTTGTATATGGAAG GACCATGATGGTCGCCAATGCCGGGGACTGTAGAGCTGTACTGGGGAGGCGAGGTAGAGCGGTCGAGATGTCAACAGACCAGAAACCAAATCGTATTTCAGAGAGGCTGAGGATTGAGAGGCTTGGTGGTGTAGTATACGATGGATACTTGAACGGGCAGCTGTCGGTTTCCCGTGCTCTAGGAGACTGGCACATGAAAGGTCCCAAGGGCTCTGCATGCCCTCTGAGCGCAGAACCTGAGTTGCAAGAAATCAACCTGAGTGAGGACGACGAGTTCTTGATAATGGGTTGTGATGGATTATGGGACGTGATGAGTAACCAATGCGCTGTGACAATGGCAAGGAAAGAATTAATGATACATAATGATCCTGAAAGGTGTTCAAGAGAGCTGGTCAGAGAGGCTCTTAAGCGCAACTCTTGTGATAACTTAACAGTGATCGTGGTGTGTTTCTCACAAGATCCTCCTCCAAGAATAGAGACACCACCTTCTCGAGTCAGAAGGAGCATATCTGCAGAAGGCCTCAATTTACTCAAGGGTGTATTGGACTCTTAG
- the LOC107460199 gene encoding uncharacterized protein At4g04775-like, whose translation MASGGTTSTGSRRHCGRSMNGELSADSGTIRIGRGRLRKGEHPKCFCRTLAIICRSRTAENPNRLFFGCPYFKEKQGYCEFFAWFDEIFGYAMEDVVEGHRLASMDSGAVDEGVVRLNDCLEDRVKQLEDLLWKKDGDKQFVKKRNVFDFLRGVICDALIGVVVFCIFMVAV comes from the exons ATGGCTAGTGGAGGGACGACGTCAACTGGAAGTCGGAGACATTGTGGAAGAAGCATGAATGGCGAGTTGAGTGCTGATAGTGGGACGATTCGAATCGGTAGGGGTCGACTGAGAAAAGGAGAACATCCCAAGTGCTTCTGCAGGACATTAGCTATAATATGCAGGTCGCGGACGGCAGAAAATCCGAATAGGTTGTTCTTTGGTTGTCCCTATTTCAAG GAGAAACAAGGTTATTGTGAATTTTTTGCATGGTTTGATGAGATTTTTGGGTATGCGATGGAGGATGTAGTGGAAGGGCATAGATTGGCTTCTATGGACAGTGGTGCGGTTGATGAAGGTGTTGTAAGGTTGAATGATTGCTTGGAAGACAGAGTGAAGCAATTGGAAGATTTGTTGTGGAAGAAGGATGGGGATAAGCAATTTGTGAAGAAGCGTAATGTGTTCGACTTTCTTAGAGGTGTAATATGTGATGCATTGATAGGTGTAGTTGTGTTTTGTATATTTATGGTGGCTGTTTAG
- the LOC107460213 gene encoding glutamate receptor 3.3 yields the protein MNLFFILCPLLLFFPFLGVSAAANVSSSRPSVANIGAIFTFNSTIGRVAKIAMEQAVKDVNANTSILHGTKLVLQMQDSNCSGFMGMVQSLRFMETDVAAIIGPQSSVVAHIISHVANELRVPLVSFAATDPTLTSLQFPFFVRTTQSDLYQMTAVAEIIDYYGWKEVIAIYLDDDYGRNGVSVLDDQLAARRCKISYKAAIKSGSVDRGEITNLLVQVALMQSRIIVLHTNPDSGFMVFNVAHYLGMTTNGFVWIATDWLSSVLDSTSLPSETMDILQGVLVLRQHTPDSDRKKSFISTWNKLTGGSLGLHSYGLYAYDSVFLLAHALDAFFSQGGIVSCTNYTSLRDDKPGGLNLDAMSIFDNGTLLLKNIEQSDFLGLTGHVKFASDRCLVRPAYDVINVVGTGIHRLGYWSNYSGLSIVPPETLYAKPANKSSANQHLHSVIWPGDTLSKPRGWVFPNNGRQLRIGVPVRVGFREFVSPVQGTDMFKGFSIDVFTAAVNLLPYAVPYHFVPFGSGRENPSYTQLVNLIATGYFDGAVGDIAIITNRTKIVDFTQPYAASGLVVVAPFKKINSGGWSFLRPFTPLMWTVTACFFFFVGIVVWILEHRINDEFRGPPKQQFITILWFSLSTLFFSHRENTMSTLGRLVVLIWLFVVLIINSSYTASLTSILTVQQLSSPISGIDSLKNSNEHIGFQVGSFAEHYLVEDIGISENRLVRLGSPEAYAKALQLGSKNGGVGAIVDERPYIEIFLSTQCTFKIVGQEFTRSGWGFAFPRDSPLAVDLSTAILQLSETGDLQRIHDKWMTRSSCSLDNAEIDSDRLQLKSFWGLFLLCGLACFIALVIHFVQIMVRMWHAPPPEAASNGSSISGRFQRFLSLIDEKEESPRSERRKRNGDEGSAADHQLDGRHTKRIQFDLTPNSNR from the exons AtgaatttgttttttattctttgtccgttgttgttgttcttccccTTTTTGGGAGTATCTGCTGCTGCAAATGTCTCGTCCTCAAGACCTTCTGTCGCGAACATTGGGGCGATCTTCACCTTCAATTCCACAATTGGGAGAGTGGCTAAAATTGCCATGGAGCAAGCAGTGAAGGATGTCAATGCCAACACCAGCATCCTTCATGGAACAAAGCTTGTCCTCCAAATGCAAGATTCCAATTGTAGTGGTTTCATGGGCATGGTTCAAT CTTTGCGGTTCATGGAGACTGATGTAGCTGCTATAATAGGTCCCCAATCTTCTGTTGTAGCTCACATCATATCCCATGTTGCAAATGAGCTTCGAGTTCCTCTGGTGTCGTTTGCCGCCACAGATCCTACTCTTACCTCCCTGCAGTTCCCATTCTTTGTGAGGACAACACAGAGTGATTTGTATCAAATGACTGCAGTTGCGGAGATCATAGACTATTATGGTTGGAAGGAGGTGATTGCCATCTATTTAGATGATGATTATGGACGAAATGGTGTTTCTGTGTTGGATGATCAGCTGGCTGCTCGGCGCTGCAAAATATCCTACAAGGCTGCAATCAAATCTGGATCAGTTGACCGGGGAGAGATCACGAATTTGCTTGTGCAAGTGGCTCTGATGCAATCTCGGATCATTGTTCTTCATACAAATCCTGATTCTGGATTTATGGTCTTCAATGTGGCGCATTATCTTGGGATGACAACCAATGGCTTTGTCTGGATAGCCACGGATTGGCTGTCATCTGTCTTGGATTCTACTTCTCTACCTTCAGAAACAATGGATATTCTTCAAGGAGTACTTGTTTTGCGCCAACATACACCCGATTCTGATAGAAAGAAATCATTTATCTCTACATGGAACAAGTTAACTGGTGGCTCTTTGGGGCTACATTCCTATGGTCTCTATGCTTATGATTCTGTCTTTCTGTTAGCGCACGCTCTCGATGCATTCTTTAGTCAGGGTGGGATTGTTTCGTGTACCAACTACACTAGTTTGCGCGATGATAAGCCTGGTGGTCTTAACCTTGATGCTATGAGCATTTTTGACAATGGAACACTTCTGCTGAAGAACATAGAGCAGAGTGATTTTCTTGGATTAACAGGTCATGTGAAATTTGCATCAGACAGATGCCTTGTTCGTCCTGCATATGATGTTATCAATGTGGTTGGAACTGGCATTCATCGGCTAGGTTACTGGTCGAACTATTCTGGTCTCTCAATTGTGCCTCCAGAGACATTGTATGCTAAGCCGGCTAATAAATCAAGTGCAAACCAGCACCTTCATAGTGTCATATGGCCTGGAGATACATTATCAAAACCCCGTGGATGGGTTTTCCCAAATAATGGAAGGCAATTGAGAATTGGTGTGCCTGTTCGAGTTGGTTTCCGCGAATTTGTTTCGCCGGTGCAGGGAACTGATATGTTTAAAGGTTTCTCTATTGATGTATTCACTGCAGCTGTGAACTTGTTACCATATGCTGTTCCATACCACTTTGTCCCATTTGGAAGTGGCCGCGAGAATCCAAGCTACACACAACTTGTCAATTTAATTGCCACAGGT TACTTTGATGGTGCTGTTGGTGACATTGCCATCATCACGAATCGGACAAAGATTGTAGATTTCACACAGCCATATGCTGCATCTGGACTAGTTGTGGTGGCCCCTTTTAAGAAAATCAATTCTGGAGGATGGTCTTTCCTTCGGCCATTCACACCACTTATGTGGACTGTGACtgcttgtttcttctttttcgttggAATAGTTGTATGGATTCTGGAACACAGGATCAATGATGAGTTCAGAGGCCCACCAAAACAACAATTCATAACAATTTTATG GTTTAGCCTTTCAACTCTCTTCTTTTCCCATA GAGAGAATACCATGAGCACTCTCGGCAGATTGGTGGTTCTGATCTGGCTGTTTGTAGTGTTGATCATAAACTCCAGCTACACTGCAAGTTTAACATCCATACTCACTGTGCAGCAGCTATCTTCCCCTATCAGTGGAATAGATAGCTTAAAGAATAGTAATGAACACATAGGATTCCAAGTGGGTTCATTCGCGGAGCACTATTTGGTTGAGGACATCGGGATATCCGAAAATAGACTCGTTCGCCTAGGATCTCCAGAAGCATATGCTAAGGCACTCCAACTTGGTTCTAAGAATGGAGGtgttggtgccattgttgatgaaaGACCATACATTGAAATCTTCTTATCAACACAATGCACATTCAAAATTGTAGGCCAGGAGTTCACCCGAAGTGGCTGGGGTTTT GCATTCCCTCGCGACTCCCCATTAGCCGTGGATTTGTCAACTGCTATTCTACAACTTTCGGAGACAGGGGATCTGCAGCGGATTCATGATAAGTGGATGACAAGAAGCAGCTGTAGTTTAGATAATGCCGAGATTGATTCGGATAGGCTTCAGTTGAAAAGCTTCTGGGGACTGTTCCTCCTTTGTGGCTTGGCTTGCTTCATAGCTCTTGTCATACATTTTGTGCAAATTATGGTGCGGATGTGGCATGCACCTCCTCCTGAAGCTGCATCTAATGGTAGCTCCATTTCTGGTCGTTTTCAAAGGTTTCTGTCACTGATTGATGAGAAGGAAGAGTCACCAAGGAGTGAGAGAAGAAAGAGGAATGGAGATGAAGGATCTGCTGCTGATCATCAACTTGATGGGAGGCACACAAAGAGGATACAGTTTGATTTAACACCCAACTCAAACAGATAA
- the LOC107460214 gene encoding glucan endo-1,3-beta-glucosidase 12: protein MGSYHPPLSIEPVVLLLLTLLMVPVSVTGVGINYGTLGNNLPSPKKVAQLLQSTLIDKVKIYDSNPEILQAFSNTAIDLIVSLENSRVANISSDISAAHSWLSTRILPFLPATSVVAIAVGNEYLTTTVDNNDDHLDANALFKAMQNLHSVLASHGLDRKIKVTTPHSMAVLASSFPPSSATFAMNLVPVMTDIVTFLADTGAPFMINAYPYFAYRDNPTSVNLDYALLGNASGVHDPKGYVYSNMLDAQMDAVRSAIDALGFGNRSLEITVSESGWPSKGDNAATPQNAKIYNTRLIERAQSNKGTPMKPKDRIEIFVFALFNENKKEGDESDRNFGIFNGDGSKVYEVDLSCEFCSGTTSFGFSEKNGLSGGGGVRGPSVWCVAKPHADDKVLQSVLDFCCGPGGVYCREVYEGGNCFQPNKLLAHASFAMNAYYQMHGRNYWNCDFKGTGLVTFSDPSYGECRYPQQ from the exons ATGGGCAGCTACCACCCTCCACTTTCAATAGAGCCAGTGGTGTTGCTGCTTTTGACGCTGCTCATGGTTCCAGTTTCAGTTACGGGAGTGGGCATCAACTATGGCACGCTGGGTAACAACCTTCCATCACCAAAGAAAGTAGCACAGCTTCTTCAGTCAACACTCATCGACAAGGTTAAGATCTATGACTCTAACCCTGAAATCCTCCAAGCTTTCTCCAACACCGCCATTGACCTCATTGTCTCCCTCGAGAACTCCCGCGTAGCCAACATCAGCTCTGACATCTCCGCTGCACACTCTTGGCTCTCCACCCGCATCCTCCCCTTCCTGCCCGCCACCTCCGTCGTCGCCATCGCCGTCGGCAACGAGTACCTCACCACCACCGTTGACAACAACGACGACCACCTCGACGCCAACGCATTGTTCAAAGCCATGCAGAATCTCCACTCCGTACTCGCCTCCCACGGCCTCGACCGCAAAATTAAGGTGACAACGCCGCACAGCATGGCGGTTCTCGCTTCTTCCTTCCCTCCTTCCTCCGCCACCTTCGCCATGAACCTCGTTCCAGTAATGACCGACATTGTTACCTTCTTAGCCGATACCGGTGCTCCCTTCATGATCAACGCTTACCCTTACTTCGCTTACAGAGACAACCCTACCTCCGTGAACCTCGACTACGCTCTTCTCGGTAACGCTTCCGGGGTTCACGATCCAAAAGGCTACGTCTACAGCAACATGCTGGACGCGCAGATGGATGCTGTGAGATCCGCCATTGATGCTCTAGGGTTTGGAAACAGAAGCTTGGAAATAACGGTTTCAGAGTCAGGTTGGCCTTCGAAGGGTGACAACGCTGCTACTCCTCAGAACGCGAAGATCTACAACACGAGGTTGATAGAACGCGCGCAGAGTAACAAAGGAACACCGATGAAGCCTAAGGACCGAATCGAGATCTTCGTGTTCGCACTGTTCAACGAGAACAAGAAGGAAGGTGACGAGAGTGACAGAAACTTCGGGATTTTCAACGGGGATGGATCTAAAGTGTATGAggttgatttgagttgtgagTTTTGCAGCGGAACGACGTCGTTTGGGTTCAGCGAGAAAAATGgtttaagtggtggtggtggtgtcaGGGGTCCTTCGGTTTGGTGTGTTGCGAAGCCTCATGCGGATGATAAAGTTCTTCAGAGCGTTTTGGACTTTTGCTGTGGGCCCGGCGGTGTTTATTGTAGAGAGGTTTATGAAGGTGGTAACTGCTTTCAGCCAAACAAGCTTCTTGCTCACGCCTCCTTTGCTATGAATGCTTATTACCAGATGCATGGTAGAAACTACTGGAATTGCGACTTCAAGGGCACTGGCCTTGTTACCTTCAGCGACCCTA GTTATGGTGAGTGCCGGTATCCTCAACAGTAA
- the LOC107460215 gene encoding glyceraldehyde-3-phosphate dehydrogenase B, chloroplastic: MATYAALASTKIPTNTRLPCKSSHSFPTQCSSKRLEVMEFSGLKSSSCVTHAVNARDSSFFDVVASQLTPKTTGSRPVRGETVAKLKVAINGFGRIGRNFLRCWHGRKDSPLDVVVVNDSGGVKNASHLLKYDSMLGTFKADVKIVDDQTISVDGKPIKVVSNRDPLKLPWAELGIDIVIEGTGVFVDGPGAGKHIQAGAKKVIITAPAKGADIPTYVLGVNEQDYGHDVANIISNASCTTNCLAPFVKILDEEFGIVKGTMTTTHSYTGDQRLLDASHRDLRRARAAALNIVPTSTGAAKAVSLVLPKLKGKLNGIALRVPTPNVSVVDLVINVEKKGVTAEEVNAAFRKAAEGPLKGVLDVCDVPLVSVDFRCTDVSSTIDSSLTMVMGDDMVKVVAWYDNEWGYSQRVVDLAHLVANKWPGVAAAKGGGDPLEEFCETNPADEECKVFE, encoded by the exons ATGGCTACTTACGCAGCTCTAGCTTCCACGAAGATCCCCACTAACACAAGGCTTCCATGCAAGTCCTCTCACTCTTTTCCAACCCAATGCTCCTCCAAG AGGCTTGAGGTGATGGAGTTCTCGGGGCTGAAATCAAGTTCATGTGTTACCCATGCCGTTAATGCTAGAGATTCTTCCTTCTTTGATGTTGTGGCTTCTCAACTCACTCCCAAG ACGACGGGATCAAGGCCTGTGAGGGGAGAGACAGTGGCCAAGTTGAAGGTAGCTATCAATGGCTTTGGACGCATCGGTAGAAACTTCTTGCGATGCTGGCACGGTCGCAAGGACTCACCCCTTGATGTGGTTGTTGTGAATGACAGCGGTGGTGTCAAGAAT GCCTCACACTTGCTTAAATATGATTCTATGCTGGGAACTTTCAAAGCAGATGTGAAAATAGTGGATGACCAAACCATTTCCGTGGATGGTAAGCCCATTAAGGTTGTCTCAAACAGGGATCCTCTTAAACTtccttgggctgagcttggaaTTGACATTGTTATTGAG GGAACTGGAGTGTTTGTGGATGGGCCTGGTGCTGGAAAACACATCCAAGCCGGTGCCAAGAAAGTCATCATCACTGCTCCTGCTAAGGGTGCTGATATTCCAACCTACGTCCTCGGAGTCAACGAACAAGACTATGGCCATGATGTTGCCAACATTATAAG tAATGCTTCTTGCACCACAAATTGTCTTGCTCCATTTGTGAAGATCTTGGATGAAGAATTTG GCATTGTGAAAGGAACCATGACAACTACACACTCCTACACAGGAGACCAG AGGCTTTTGGATGCTTCACACAGGGATTTAAGAAGAGCAAGAGCTGCAGCATTGAACATTGTTCCTACAAGCACCGGAGCAGCCAAGGCTGTGTCCTTAGTGCTGCCAAAACTGAAGGGAAAGCTCAATGGAATTGCGCTGCGAGTGCCTACTCCTAATGTCTCGGTAGTTGACCTTGTTATCAATGTTGAGAAGAAGGGTGTTACGGCTGAAGAAGTCAATGCAGCTTTCAGAAAGGCAGCTGAGGGGCCGTTGAAGGGTGTATTGGACGTGTGTGATGTTCCTCTTGTGTCCGTGGACTTCCGCTGCACCGATGTTTCTTCTACTATTGACTCTTCACTCACTATGGTCATGGGAGATGATATGGTTAAGGTTGTTGCTTGGTATGACAATGAATGGGGTTACAG CCAAAGGGTTGTGGATTTGGCACATTTGGTGGCAAACAAGTGGCCCGGAGTAGCTGCTGCAAAGGGAGGTGGAGACCCATTGGAAGAGTTTTGTGAGACAAACCCAGCTGATGAAGAATGCAAAGTCTTTGAATAG